The following proteins are encoded in a genomic region of Cyclonatronum proteinivorum:
- a CDS encoding S8 family serine peptidase — MKTLSTTFTRLLCLSFVMLLFFPASNQMNLIGQSAGYSSEQYASVETAYITGIGEIEYFRNELVVEFTSGLLAAEAELLHQQLGVTQITELELINAQLWRFENGTVQQALDMLNGRSDVVYAEPNFVYRIPDFVIEDENPLESLQSTVPNDPFFTSLWGLNNTGQNGGTPGADISALEAWAVTKGSPEVIVAVFDSGIRSTHPDLVDNLWFDENGNPGASFLGDTPEDLNGHGTHVAGTIGAVGNNNEGITGVNWDVTLMNIKICGLNGSPTCNGAAIVQGLQYAIENGAQISNHSWGGPGFSQAAFNAIEAAGQAGHFVIAAAGNNGSNNDNQNFYPAGYDLPNVMAVASSDRNDLRSSFSNFGANTVHVAAPGSAILSTYINQEGYAILSGTSMASPHAAGLAALLKAENPDASPSELRTLIMDGVDPVPAFQNITIAGGRINAFNSLGLLGDLPVAVLNPQSFQEFLEPGESTTVQLTIANEGEADLTYVFPDFVMGRILDGTDTRFEATRQQAITHVQSAFENSDEARQATAERLSGTMTGETRSDTEIFRRTDGNPEVNQGVFPIEFDGLTLSGGEFITVSGDLNGELTAVAADFVIEAEQGGTWASDFGVLFTTVELETGAVIDPSTVLLQVGGLTNYGPSGSRIAWGVGSSGSPGTPVNTTINIPTPLDMSGVFVSIGHAWAPGGASTWSGLIELVGAEEGESFITDVSPTSGTVSPNGSQSISVTLDASELTDGVYTRSLRVQTNDPFNQQFSVPVELTVAGEPGELVFEPGNISLELMQGENGAFNFAIGNQGGGALDFSITGGLTGLNRTLTPVRNTTAVVPVGQTYPNQDTSSQHVFQTTADEGSFPSVNTSFDESDTYPARSVLNNEVILTHSLSQEIANATGVRCGGSGTTADNSFLRTYTLTDFDVNDDFSVTAVQFGVESVVGPALPVEVRVYLLEGDFTFSNMTLIGTGSANINSNQDLSVVTIPVEAEVPAGSTIVVEAFISDSDTSDLFPGANSLGETAPSYIASHACGIPEPITYASIGFSDVHLVLNVVGESGEALFVFEPDSGTLAAGEFGEVAVTANTSGLSAGNYTAEIAIATNSPLTPLGIIPVDIEIDGDGVELPAISVEPGSLNFAVQTGDSSSQTMTVTNTGTGTLEVDLSATFGSARAFDERGNLIAAAQDANKGRNTANETHNGLTAESTLADVLMSEVLSVAPNILSLSAGQSATVTVSLDASALSPGSYAGSVSLSSNAVNNPNLNIPVSVAVSPVGEQVVLWQQNRAETGGIVTGTFEGLGTATYSADDFEISQTAALTSISTLGFQNDQTFLDGILLGYQVYIFADADGSPAGEPYDTGSWVHAIEVDADDPRLSVSQEGNLYTLTLDVSSFGWVLNPGRYWLSVAPVQNLPSLDGAARWNWAQGEQNFGEPVLIDPDDNFGIGLFDWTPLSTIGLDWNPAGLTFTILGIPGSDTDNPSIAVQPGNLNFAVQTGDSSSQTMTVTNTGSGTLEVELSSAFGSARAFDKTGNLIAASGPLSQDTNTISGARDHQLTAAYSGAVGLMSDILSVAPSALSLSAGQSATVTVSLDASSLAPGSYGGSILLSSNAANNPELSVAVSVSVSPEGEAVVLWDQSGDTITNGALSIYDLDEPEVWAVEAADDFLVPDGQVWAVTAVEALGFYADLINQPLFANVFFYTDASGRPADEPSFGFFEAEVTSSADGIIFIELPEAAVLDAGTWWVSVAPHMDYFADGRWFWLGNSSSNGGEFHWRNPGGGYGDNTSWTPQSVAFPDFTVQDLAFRVFGTSDSDDDPAPGDPDFVTPVSVSDTADNSVILTFGTAADATPGFDPQYDLFAPPPGPAGTFDARISFDDDDYFTFFQPTTTEQTVWPVLVRPSAGNAPVTLSWDPSTLAEEGIFHLSGNGISVDMRQENSVVVPGTGFQSLTVTHSLSAETEVTYLAGWNLVGMAYDMPHDAYGEIFTGSIANTLFGFDGSYTQRETLNMGEGYWLRFEDASTVPFTGMPQPMAEIELQESWNLISGHAGCEGPCGIDDPNGIIIAGTLFGFDGSYFQAETLDAGMGYWVRTSESGSVGIGAPSASSVPLALNPEGLDAYATLQFSTPEGIHRELRLGADAAQRQHPMQFSLPPVPPSGAFDVRFSDDFWLVDEASAWIALQSADQPVELSFTAGLHLPDTGAELILMRGSEVADTQWLETGASLQLMPDITDIQVALSLPTSIPDETPGRFDLAQNYPNPFNPTTLIEYALPEASEVRLEVFNLTGQRVAVLVNGTQNAGHHTVSFDATRLSSGVYIYRLQAGSFVQTRKMMLVK; from the coding sequence ATGAAAACACTATCGACTACTTTTACCAGGCTTTTATGTTTGTCATTTGTGATGTTGCTCTTTTTTCCGGCTTCAAATCAAATGAACCTGATAGGCCAATCTGCCGGCTATTCGTCCGAACAGTATGCCTCTGTTGAAACAGCTTACATCACCGGTATCGGTGAAATTGAATACTTTCGTAATGAGCTTGTTGTTGAGTTTACTTCGGGCCTGCTCGCAGCGGAAGCGGAACTACTGCATCAACAGCTTGGGGTTACACAGATTACGGAGCTTGAGCTGATTAATGCACAGTTATGGCGTTTCGAAAACGGAACGGTTCAGCAGGCACTTGATATGCTTAACGGCAGATCAGATGTGGTATATGCTGAACCCAACTTTGTATACCGCATACCTGATTTTGTTATTGAAGATGAAAATCCTCTTGAAAGCCTTCAGAGTACGGTTCCAAATGATCCCTTTTTCACTTCGCTATGGGGCTTGAATAATACGGGACAGAATGGTGGTACACCTGGTGCTGATATTTCGGCATTAGAGGCATGGGCAGTTACTAAGGGATCGCCGGAAGTGATTGTGGCTGTGTTTGATTCGGGAATCCGTAGTACCCATCCTGATCTTGTGGATAATCTCTGGTTTGATGAAAACGGTAACCCCGGTGCCAGCTTTTTGGGAGACACTCCGGAAGATCTGAACGGGCACGGCACTCACGTTGCCGGTACAATAGGCGCTGTAGGGAATAACAATGAGGGAATAACCGGTGTGAATTGGGATGTAACGCTCATGAACATCAAAATTTGCGGTTTAAACGGCAGCCCAACCTGTAATGGTGCGGCTATTGTTCAGGGGCTCCAATATGCTATTGAAAACGGGGCACAAATATCCAATCACAGTTGGGGCGGTCCGGGCTTTTCACAGGCCGCGTTCAATGCAATTGAGGCAGCTGGTCAGGCCGGTCATTTTGTTATAGCTGCGGCAGGTAACAACGGCAGCAATAATGATAATCAGAATTTTTATCCTGCAGGTTATGATTTGCCGAATGTTATGGCAGTTGCCAGTTCTGACCGCAATGATTTGCGTAGCAGTTTTTCAAACTTTGGTGCCAATACCGTTCACGTTGCCGCACCGGGTTCGGCTATTTTGAGTACCTATATTAATCAGGAAGGATATGCGATTCTTTCAGGTACGTCTATGGCAAGTCCGCATGCGGCAGGGCTTGCAGCTTTGCTTAAAGCTGAAAACCCGGATGCCAGCCCTTCTGAATTACGCACACTTATTATGGATGGTGTAGATCCTGTTCCGGCTTTCCAGAATATCACAATTGCAGGTGGTCGAATCAATGCCTTTAACAGCCTCGGGCTGCTGGGGGATTTACCGGTCGCTGTATTAAATCCGCAAAGTTTTCAGGAGTTTCTTGAGCCGGGCGAAAGCACAACCGTGCAGCTTACTATTGCTAACGAAGGAGAGGCTGATCTCACCTATGTATTCCCTGATTTTGTGATGGGTCGAATCCTTGATGGAACTGACACGCGTTTTGAAGCGACGCGGCAACAAGCAATTACGCACGTTCAGTCGGCATTTGAAAACTCTGATGAAGCCCGTCAGGCAACGGCTGAGCGCTTGTCTGGTACTATGACGGGAGAGACAAGGTCAGATACCGAAATATTTCGACGGACAGATGGTAATCCCGAAGTCAATCAGGGCGTCTTTCCGATAGAGTTTGATGGCCTAACCTTAAGCGGAGGTGAATTCATTACCGTGAGCGGTGATCTCAATGGTGAACTTACAGCTGTTGCCGCAGATTTTGTTATTGAAGCAGAACAAGGTGGCACATGGGCAAGTGATTTTGGGGTATTGTTCACAACCGTTGAGCTTGAAACAGGCGCTGTTATTGATCCGTCAACTGTACTGCTTCAGGTAGGTGGCCTAACGAATTACGGGCCTTCAGGCTCGCGAATTGCATGGGGGGTTGGTAGCAGCGGATCTCCGGGCACACCTGTAAATACGACGATCAATATCCCGACGCCTCTTGATATGTCCGGTGTATTTGTCTCAATAGGCCATGCATGGGCCCCCGGCGGTGCAAGTACATGGAGCGGGCTTATAGAACTTGTAGGCGCAGAAGAAGGGGAAAGTTTTATCACGGATGTATCCCCAACCTCGGGTACCGTTTCCCCAAATGGCTCCCAAAGCATATCCGTTACGCTTGATGCAAGTGAGTTGACCGACGGTGTCTACACCCGTTCCCTGAGAGTGCAAACCAACGACCCGTTTAATCAGCAGTTTTCCGTACCAGTAGAGCTAACGGTAGCCGGTGAGCCCGGAGAGCTGGTTTTCGAGCCCGGGAATATTTCACTGGAACTGATGCAGGGTGAAAATGGTGCATTTAACTTTGCTATAGGCAATCAGGGCGGAGGGGCCTTAGATTTCAGCATAACAGGCGGTCTCACGGGCTTAAACCGTACGCTTACCCCCGTAAGGAATACTACAGCTGTAGTGCCTGTTGGGCAGACTTACCCAAATCAGGATACATCTTCGCAGCATGTGTTTCAGACGACAGCAGATGAAGGTTCTTTTCCGTCTGTTAACACGTCATTCGACGAATCGGATACGTATCCGGCACGAAGCGTTCTGAACAACGAAGTTATTCTTACACACTCTCTTTCTCAGGAGATTGCAAATGCAACCGGGGTGCGTTGCGGTGGTAGTGGTACAACAGCTGATAACAGTTTTCTGCGTACCTATACCCTCACAGATTTCGATGTGAACGATGATTTCAGCGTAACAGCTGTTCAATTCGGAGTTGAGTCGGTTGTAGGCCCGGCTCTGCCTGTTGAAGTGCGTGTTTACCTTCTTGAAGGTGATTTTACCTTCTCAAATATGACGCTTATTGGTACAGGGAGCGCAAATATTAATAGCAATCAAGACCTGTCAGTGGTTACAATCCCGGTCGAAGCAGAAGTGCCCGCCGGATCTACGATTGTCGTCGAGGCTTTCATTTCAGACTCAGATACTTCGGATTTATTTCCCGGCGCCAACAGTCTGGGCGAGACAGCTCCTTCCTATATTGCCTCGCACGCATGTGGTATACCCGAACCGATTACCTACGCTTCCATTGGATTCTCCGATGTACACCTCGTACTTAATGTAGTAGGGGAGAGCGGTGAAGCGCTGTTTGTTTTCGAACCTGACAGTGGAACTTTGGCTGCCGGCGAATTTGGAGAAGTTGCGGTCACAGCGAATACCTCTGGCTTAAGTGCAGGTAATTATACTGCTGAAATTGCAATCGCAACAAACTCACCCCTTACTCCGCTCGGAATCATACCTGTCGATATTGAAATCGACGGTGATGGTGTTGAGCTGCCTGCTATATCAGTAGAACCCGGCAGCCTCAACTTTGCCGTACAAACAGGCGACAGCAGTTCGCAAACGATGACGGTGACGAATACCGGAACGGGTACTCTGGAAGTTGACCTTTCAGCAACTTTCGGCAGTGCAAGGGCTTTCGATGAAAGAGGAAACCTGATTGCAGCAGCGCAGGATGCCAATAAGGGGCGGAATACAGCAAACGAAACGCATAACGGGTTAACGGCAGAAAGTACATTAGCCGATGTGCTGATGAGCGAGGTGTTGTCGGTTGCTCCAAATATACTGAGCTTATCTGCCGGACAGTCTGCTACCGTTACCGTTAGTCTCGATGCCTCAGCACTCTCTCCGGGAAGTTACGCTGGCAGCGTTTCCCTAAGCTCGAATGCCGTTAACAACCCAAACCTAAACATACCTGTTTCTGTAGCTGTAAGCCCCGTTGGTGAACAGGTTGTGCTGTGGCAGCAAAACCGTGCTGAAACAGGCGGAATTGTAACCGGTACATTCGAGGGCCTTGGTACTGCAACCTATAGTGCTGATGATTTTGAAATCAGCCAAACTGCTGCGTTAACCAGTATATCAACGCTGGGCTTTCAGAATGACCAGACATTTTTGGATGGCATTTTACTGGGCTATCAGGTTTATATTTTTGCTGATGCGGACGGATCGCCCGCTGGCGAACCTTATGACACGGGCAGTTGGGTACATGCCATTGAAGTAGATGCAGATGATCCCCGTCTTTCAGTAAGTCAGGAGGGCAATCTTTACACCCTAACCTTAGATGTTTCTTCTTTCGGCTGGGTGCTTAACCCGGGCCGCTATTGGCTGTCAGTAGCACCAGTACAAAACCTTCCATCCCTCGATGGCGCAGCTCGCTGGAACTGGGCACAGGGAGAGCAGAACTTTGGTGAACCTGTACTTATTGACCCTGATGATAATTTCGGCATAGGGCTTTTCGATTGGACCCCACTATCAACTATTGGTTTAGACTGGAATCCTGCCGGACTTACCTTTACAATTTTGGGAATTCCCGGCTCTGATACCGATAACCCCTCCATTGCTGTTCAGCCCGGTAACCTCAACTTTGCCGTGCAAACAGGGGACAGCAGTTCGCAAACGATGACCGTGACGAATACCGGCAGCGGCACACTGGAAGTTGAGTTGTCTTCGGCTTTTGGAAGTGCGCGCGCTTTCGATAAAACGGGCAATCTGATCGCAGCATCCGGACCATTATCGCAGGACACGAATACCATTTCAGGTGCCCGTGATCATCAGCTTACAGCTGCGTATTCAGGTGCTGTTGGTTTAATGAGTGATATCCTCTCGGTAGCACCTTCTGCGTTGAGCCTTTCGGCAGGTCAGTCTGCTACGGTTACAGTCAGTCTTGATGCTTCCTCGCTTGCACCCGGCAGTTACGGGGGCAGCATATTGCTCAGCTCAAATGCAGCAAATAACCCGGAGCTTAGCGTAGCTGTTTCGGTTTCGGTAAGTCCGGAAGGAGAAGCAGTTGTGCTTTGGGATCAATCCGGGGATACTATTACAAATGGTGCTTTGAGTATCTATGACCTTGACGAGCCGGAGGTATGGGCCGTTGAAGCTGCAGATGACTTCCTTGTTCCCGATGGTCAGGTATGGGCTGTTACAGCAGTTGAAGCGCTTGGTTTTTACGCTGATTTAATTAATCAGCCACTTTTTGCCAACGTTTTCTTCTACACCGATGCGTCTGGTCGTCCTGCCGACGAGCCTTCGTTTGGATTTTTCGAAGCGGAGGTAACTTCCTCAGCGGATGGCATCATCTTTATAGAATTGCCTGAAGCCGCCGTGCTTGATGCAGGAACCTGGTGGGTATCTGTTGCCCCGCACATGGATTACTTCGCTGACGGCCGCTGGTTCTGGTTGGGTAACTCTTCTTCTAACGGCGGAGAATTCCATTGGCGAAATCCCGGTGGTGGTTATGGTGACAACACCTCATGGACGCCACAGTCTGTTGCTTTCCCGGATTTCACCGTTCAGGATCTTGCCTTCAGGGTTTTCGGTACAAGCGACAGCGATGACGATCCCGCACCCGGTGATCCTGATTTCGTAACTCCGGTGTCCGTTTCAGATACAGCTGATAACTCGGTAATCCTCACCTTTGGTACTGCCGCAGATGCGACCCCTGGCTTTGATCCTCAGTACGATTTGTTCGCCCCGCCTCCGGGACCGGCAGGTACCTTCGATGCCCGCATCAGCTTTGATGATGATGACTATTTTACCTTCTTTCAGCCTACTACGACCGAACAGACGGTATGGCCGGTGCTGGTACGTCCATCAGCGGGCAATGCGCCTGTCACCCTCAGCTGGGACCCCTCAACGCTGGCGGAAGAAGGTATCTTCCACCTCAGCGGTAATGGAATCAGCGTGGATATGCGACAGGAAAACAGCGTTGTAGTGCCCGGTACAGGTTTTCAGTCCCTGACGGTTACCCACAGTCTGAGCGCTGAAACAGAAGTAACCTACCTTGCAGGTTGGAATCTCGTGGGTATGGCCTATGACATGCCGCACGACGCCTACGGGGAAATTTTTACTGGTTCTATTGCCAATACCCTGTTCGGTTTCGACGGCAGCTACACACAGCGGGAGACCCTGAACATGGGTGAAGGGTACTGGCTGCGCTTTGAAGACGCATCAACCGTACCGTTTACAGGCATGCCGCAGCCGATGGCTGAAATTGAACTGCAGGAAAGCTGGAACCTGATTTCCGGCCATGCCGGTTGTGAAGGCCCCTGTGGTATAGATGACCCGAACGGAATTATTATCGCCGGTACCCTTTTCGGCTTTGACGGTTCCTACTTCCAGGCCGAAACACTTGATGCCGGTATGGGATACTGGGTACGTACCAGTGAATCGGGCAGTGTAGGTATTGGCGCACCTTCCGCAAGTTCAGTGCCTCTCGCGCTAAACCCGGAAGGGCTTGATGCTTACGCGACGCTGCAGTTCAGTACCCCGGAAGGAATCCATCGTGAGCTGCGACTCGGGGCAGATGCAGCACAGCGGCAGCACCCGATGCAGTTCAGCCTGCCGCCGGTGCCGCCTTCAGGCGCATTTGATGTCAGATTCAGTGACGACTTCTGGCTTGTTGATGAGGCTTCCGCATGGATCGCGCTTCAAAGTGCGGATCAGCCTGTTGAACTCAGCTTCACAGCCGGCCTGCACCTGCCGGACACCGGTGCAGAGCTGATTCTCATGCGCGGCAGTGAAGTTGCGGACACACAGTGGCTTGAAACGGGAGCGAGCCTTCAGCTTATGCCTGACATTACGGACATACAGGTCGCGCTATCGCTGCCGACCAGTATTCCGGATGAAACGCCGGGCCGCTTCGATCTCGCACAGAACTACCCCAACCCTTTCAACCCGACAACGCTCATCGAATACGCCCTCCCGGAAGCCTCCGAGGTTCGTCTCGAAGTCTTTAACCTCACCGGGCAGCGGGTTGCGGTACTCGTAAACGGCACCCAAAATGCCGGACATCACACGGTCAGCTTCGACGCAACCCGACTTTCGAGCGGCGTGTATATCTACCGTCTGCAGGCGGGCAGCTTCGTGCAAACCCGCAAAATGATGCTGGTGAAATAA
- a CDS encoding SusE domain-containing protein, with the protein MPAQLIAQQNGSLQSVDFEIPFVTADAAGNGVNLTIGTAFDATTGYDPQYDLYAPPPGPAGTFDGRISFEDEDYFTFFQPTTDEETVWPMQVRPSSGNSPVTLSWNTADFPEEGQVLLTLSGGEIIDLREQSEFVFEGTGFSFFTVTYRIVEEEPAPGPFNLLTPADGTELVTIPESDDIVEINWETSENAETYTWLLIAADGNFDEPLLSETTEENGLIFTSGALDAILEALSIEPGESAALQWTVFAQNGDEVTEAANGPFDLTLIRGIADVSVDPASLSFEVSEFSSDTQLLTLSNTGQLDATLSVSAEAEDAGSWLSASEIQVTVPAGGEASVSITADAAAGNLEPGAYTGIVSFTGSDTDLTVWVALSVMALPLGDFDLLTPPDGTALVTIPESDDAVEISWEASENAETYTWLLIAAGGSFDDPLLSEITEETSLVFTSGGLDAILEGLSIEQGESVALQWTVFAQRGDQTNAAANGPYDFTLERAAAAIEVSPAELSFEIEEGDTGEAEVTITNTGELTLAGEISIADAIGWISLSETTFSLSAGETLTFEVLISTEDLTPGLYDGQVLITSNAASEPEVTISVALEVTPGTALSPDEVPLFFDLSQNYPNPFNPVTQIAYALPEAAEVRLEVFNLTGQRVALLVEGIQNAGYYTVSFDAARLSSGVYLYRLQAGSFVQTRKMTLVK; encoded by the coding sequence TTGCCAGCCCAATTAATAGCGCAGCAAAACGGTAGTTTACAATCCGTTGATTTTGAGATTCCCTTTGTGACCGCTGATGCAGCGGGCAATGGCGTAAACCTCACAATTGGTACAGCTTTTGATGCCACCACCGGATACGATCCGCAATATGACCTGTATGCTCCCCCACCGGGGCCGGCGGGCACCTTTGACGGTCGCATCAGTTTTGAAGATGAGGACTACTTTACGTTCTTTCAGCCAACAACAGATGAAGAGACGGTTTGGCCGATGCAGGTACGTCCGTCATCCGGCAACAGCCCGGTCACACTCAGCTGGAACACAGCGGACTTTCCGGAAGAAGGACAGGTGCTGCTTACCCTTTCGGGTGGTGAGATCATAGATTTGAGAGAGCAGTCCGAATTTGTCTTTGAAGGTACCGGATTTTCCTTTTTTACAGTGACTTACCGTATTGTTGAAGAGGAGCCGGCACCGGGGCCTTTTAACCTGCTCACTCCGGCTGATGGCACAGAGCTGGTGACGATTCCGGAGAGTGATGATATCGTAGAAATAAACTGGGAAACATCTGAAAATGCGGAAACCTATACCTGGCTGTTGATTGCCGCGGACGGCAATTTCGACGAGCCGCTGCTGAGTGAGACAACGGAAGAAAACGGTCTCATTTTTACAAGCGGTGCTCTGGATGCCATTCTTGAAGCCCTCAGTATTGAGCCGGGTGAAAGTGCCGCGCTGCAATGGACGGTTTTTGCGCAGAACGGTGATGAAGTGACTGAAGCCGCTAACGGGCCTTTTGATCTTACGCTGATTCGCGGCATAGCGGATGTTTCGGTTGATCCGGCTTCGCTGAGTTTTGAAGTAAGTGAGTTTTCATCCGATACCCAACTGCTGACACTGAGCAACACGGGTCAGCTTGATGCTACGCTTTCCGTTAGCGCGGAAGCTGAAGATGCGGGAAGCTGGCTTTCAGCATCGGAAATACAGGTAACGGTACCTGCTGGAGGTGAGGCCTCCGTGAGCATAACTGCTGATGCTGCTGCAGGCAACCTTGAGCCGGGAGCCTATACGGGTATCGTGAGTTTTACAGGCAGCGACACGGACCTTACTGTTTGGGTTGCGCTTAGCGTGATGGCTTTGCCACTGGGTGATTTTGATTTGCTCACTCCCCCCGACGGCACTGCGCTGGTGACGATCCCGGAAAGTGATGATGCGGTAGAAATTAGCTGGGAAGCTTCTGAAAATGCGGAAACCTATACCTGGCTGCTGATTGCCGCGGGCGGTAGTTTCGATGATCCGCTGCTGAGTGAGATAACAGAAGAAACAAGTCTCGTTTTTACAAGCGGCGGCCTCGATGCCATTCTTGAAGGTCTGAGTATTGAGCAGGGTGAAAGTGTAGCGCTGCAATGGACGGTTTTTGCGCAGCGGGGCGATCAAACCAATGCTGCCGCCAACGGGCCTTACGATTTTACATTAGAGCGTGCTGCAGCGGCTATTGAGGTTAGTCCGGCTGAACTTTCTTTTGAAATTGAAGAAGGAGACACCGGCGAAGCCGAAGTTACCATTACGAATACGGGGGAATTAACCCTTGCCGGTGAAATAAGCATAGCTGATGCTATAGGGTGGATCAGCCTGTCTGAAACGACATTCAGCTTGTCAGCCGGGGAAACACTCACATTCGAAGTACTGATCTCAACTGAGGATCTGACACCAGGATTATATGACGGTCAGGTGCTGATTACTTCCAACGCAGCAAGCGAGCCGGAAGTCACCATCAGTGTGGCGCTTGAAGTCACGCCGGGTACAGCCTTGTCACCAGATGAAGTGCCGCTCTTCTTTGATTTATCTCAGAACTATCCCAACCCTTTTAATCCGGTCACACAAATCGCGTACGCCCTGCCTGAGGCTGCGGAAGTCCGTCTTGAGGTCTTCAATCTGACCGGTCAGCGGGTTGCGCTGCTTGTGGAAGGGATTCAAAATGCCGGTTATTACACGGTAAGTTTCGATGCAGCCCGCCTGTCGAGCGGTGTGTATTTGTACCGTCTGCAGGCTGGCAGCTTTGTGCAAACGCGCAAAATGACGCTTGTTAAATAG